The genomic window ATCTTCTCTTTATTTAGAATTGAGCCAACAGAGAAAGAGCTGGTATGAGATGAGGATCAGATTACTCTGTTTGGGATTAAGAGAGTTTGTTATTTTGATCATTAGGTTGGATCAATTCATCTTGGATCTGCCATAGTAATGTTATCAAACTTGGATAATCATAATATGTTCAGGGTGGGGTGCCATACATTATATAGATCATAGATATAGCTATTGAAGGGTGATTTCTCTTTTCTATTATATCCTTGGGCTACTTCAGGTATGGGGAAATTTTGGTCACAGGTTTTCATACAAATGAGATATCGTGACTAGCATATACTTGTAGAACTAACATCAAATGCATGATGCAGATGCATTTGTTTAATAAATATTCCTGCCTTCTAATTGATACATCATCACGGGGAGATAATAACCTCTAACAGGCTGAGACACATTGATACATGACCCTGGAAGCTCAGCATTCTTGTAACATGCCAACAAGGTCCCCAATGATTACCTGTTGCATATATGAATATGTCTAGCATTGCCCTTCATTTTTTCATTTGTACTCGTTATGGAGAGATAATTACCAATAGCAGGTTGATGCATAATTACATATTGATAAATGACCCTATCGGATACAGATGCTTGtttcatgccattaaggtgaccTTGTATTAAATATGTTATGTAATATATGAAGGTAATACTTGAAGCAGGTTTAACAGAATCCTATgggttaaaaatcaaaaaatattccaTGAATCATTTCTCtccaatattattatttatattagcaAGATTAAGATCAACCTGATGTTATGAATTTCCaatttctgaaaaagaaaaaacaaccaAATATTTCATATTATTGTTAAGATTAAACACAGCCCACCAGTGACCTTTAAACTTCAGAAAAGAGATTTTCTGAAGTTAGAAGCTTGAGGTGGAAATGTTCAAATGCTTCCCTGGGTCCAAAGGTGTGCTTTCTGTCTCCCCTGCAAGAATTAGCAAACCAAACTTGTATGGTAGCTCCATCATGAAATAGTGATCTGGTTAACTTGGGAGGTGTAGAAAAGAACAATACTGGTGTTGCTCTTTCCTCGTGTCTTGCACTGGTGCAAACCAACTTCAACAAAGCTGAGATATTATAACCTTGCAGCTGTCCATATATCTGCATAAAGACACATCCCCTCTTCGGGATAAATTATTATTAGGTGATAACCCTTGAATCTGGTAAAAAGTTTTATGAACAAATCTAGAATATTATTGTTGTTTATTATTTACCTTAAGACATATAAATACTTCAATGGGTGCTCTAACTAGGTGTGTCATGTTGGGGATTCTTTTGGTGTCGTAGTTATTCATCCTGGCTTAATTCTGTGGTTGATTTTTCCCCCTTATTTATGATCCTACATAATTAAAAtcttgttttttaaaatttgaatatttcGCATTACTTCTTTTCATGTTCAGTCAATGACTTCACAATATATTTCACCTGTTTGTTGTTATTCTAATGGTCTCAACTTATATACACGAGTTAAGCTATGCCTGGCCTTGGATAGGGGTCTAGTGGAAGTATAGATCCAAGGTTGAACCTTCCTAATGGTAAATCAACCTTATCAGGAACTGTGGAGACCTATTGGgttaggttttaagttgaaagtcTTGTAGAAACATTTGGAAATATGGAACTGTTCTATATTCAATATGTATATCATTGATGGAACTGTCTTATATTCAATATATATATCATCGAAGATAAGGCAGCCTGCAAGTGATTCATGGCACGATAGAAATAGGCAAGGATTGTTGAAGGTTGCTCTGGACAATTGTATCTAGTTGCAGTAACAGAGAAACCGGTTTCCAAACTTATGTGGAAGAGGGCCAATAACCTGGAGGTTCTCGTTTTGATAGCAACAACATGCAACTTGGGACCAAAAAGCTGAAAACAAATTTGTGGAATAGGGATTCTTATTTTTGTTTTTTAGTCAATCCATCTCCATTTAGGATATCCTGCATGATATTTTGTTTGATTTTTGGCCAAGCCTATATTGCATCAAAATATGCTTTGAAGGATCTTGTTGAGGCACTCCTAACCTGGTTGGTGTGATGGACACTTCTGTAATTTAAGTTGGTAATTATTTGATCATACATGTGAACTCCATTGACGAGGCTTTCATGTGGTTATCATGCTTGAAGTTGCCTATTGGCCTTTGGCAGCACACATATAATGCTCAGTGTGTATCTTGATTTCAGAAGAGGCATTATTATTGTTTATTTGTTATTATTGTTGTTATTTAAGTATTGTTATTTACTATTATCATTTTAATTACTACTGTCATTATTATTACTTTGCATGGGTAGGGTGGCCTGTGGGGTTTTTCAGAAAGACCCTTATCGTTGACAATTTGCGACTACAGAAGATTATTGTCCACTGAATTGAGCAATACCTTTAAAGGACAGTATTACATTCTGTATTGCCTACTGTCAGAAAAAACTGTCTTTGACAGTCTACAACTATAGAAGATTATTGTCTACTGAATTGAGCCATACCTTTAAACCAACACATTCTTGGCATTAAATTGTCTTCACTTGTTTAGGAAGGCATTGTTTTCACATTCATATATCCTGAAGTTCTTTAAATCTGCTTTTAAGCTTTCTGCTAGTCGATGCATGCTTAAAACTATTCATAATGCAAACATATGATGCACACAGGCATGTAAAATTGTTCACATAGAGTATGTTGTATTATTTACTATGTATGCttcattttagaatttaaaatattaatgttCTTAAGTGATATCATCTATCTTTTTGGTAATTGTAACATATGGTGCTGTGACTAAGTTTTTGATGGGACATCTAATTTTTCTGTCAGACTTGGTCGCTATAGTGGAGAGAATGGCTACTGTTAAACACAAGATACTGGTTCTGTCTGGGAAGGGTGGGGTTGGAAAAAGCACATTCTCAGCCCAGCTTTCTTTCGCATTGGCTGACATGGACTACCAGGTTGGCCTCCTTGACATAGATATTTGCGGACCCAGCATCCCCAAGATGTTGGGCCTTGAAGGGCAGGACATCCACCAAAGCAACCTCGGCTGGTCCCCGATATACCTCGAATCAAACCTCGGGGTCATGTCCATTGGGTTCATGCTTCCCCACCCTGACGAGGCTGTCATATGGAGGGGTCCTCGCAAGAATGGACTCATCAAGCAGTTCCTTAAGGATGTGCATTGGGGAGAGCTGGATTATCTCGTCGTCGATGCTCCTCCTGGGACATCAGATGAGCACATTTCAATCGCACAGTTTCTGCAAGCCACTGGAATAGATGGTGCAATAATTGTAACCACTCCACAACAAGTGTCTTTGATCGATGTGCGTAAAGAGATTAGCTTTTGTAGGAAGGCTGGCATCCAGGTTTTGGGTGTTGTGGAGAACATGAGTGGTTTGAGGCAGTCGATCTCAGATCTCAAGTTTGCAAAATTAAGCGATACTGGAGATGAGATTGATGTAACAGAGTGGGCACTGAATTATATCAAAACAAATGCTCCTGAGCTGCTTTCCATGGTTCATGTAGTGAGGTTTTTGATAGTAGTGGAGGTGGGGCTGCAAAGATGTGCATGGATATGGAAGTCCATTTCTTGGTAAAGTGCCAATGGATCCACAGCTCTGCAAGGCAACTGAGGAAGGGCGGTCATGTTTTGCTGACCAGAAATGCAGTACAAGTGCACCTGCTCTGAGAAGGATCATTGAGAAACTGGTTGCAGCTCACCAATAGTTGTGAGATTTTAATGCAAATTTGCTGTTCTGCAGCTTTAATAGCTGTTTATTCACAGTTTTGTGTTTTCTGGGATTTTCTTTTCATCTGTTCATCTTATAAAAAATAAGTACTGCAATCCACTTTATGTTACACGAAGGCTTTGTACTTTTGTAGCTGTTATGCTTTGATCTTGTATAAAATGGAGGAAATGTTAATCAGGATTATGAATCTTTGTTCTCATCATCTTTTGTCAtttctcttttgtttttcttaTGGGAGTAATGAATTATTATGACTCTAATTTCATCATTGATTAGACACCACAAAATTAAGTCCTTATGTTCTGTGAATTGTCTCCCAGATCGTGTCATACTTGCATTTTGGTGAATGGCATGCATGGTGAGTATTATATAATCTTGATAGCTACATGGAGGATTAATCTCAAGTTTTGTGAGATCGGTTCGGATAAAATCATGTGAGATACCCCCATATTAGTGAATTGCTATACTGATCGGTGGCGTCAACAAGGGGCTTTGTACACCGATTAGCGTGTTAGCGATGACTTGAAGGTTCTTGGTTCTGTCAAAAGAATTAGAGGGAGATGTGAGACAGTACTGCATCTGGTATAGAGTATCTGAGCTGCACCCAAAGTGACAAGCTGAGAAGTGGCTATTTAACAAGGTGGGCAACATAggttgctttttctttctttttttttttttttggcaaattaaatttattaaaccAATCTACAATAAAAACATCCATCGGATTAGGGATGGCAATCTGGTTAGGTCGGATTAGGTTTGGTTAGTTACGGATCAGATTAGATAtagattgggttaaaaatttatcaattcaaatcgatatatttattaaatgaattaaaaatttaaatctaaatccgATTTATGTATTAAATAGATAATTCAATTGGAACTATATAACTGATTTATTAAGTGATTCAAGTCAAGTTAAATAGGTTAAGTTGGTAAAAAGTTTGGATTAAACAAAtcagattaaatagattttaaacagaTTCAACAGATTTTAAATACGTTAAAGGGATTGAATgataataaagtaaaaatatctGACAAATTAAAATAGATGGTTCATGAATCAGATTGACAAGTCAGATCATAAATTACCATCCTTGTATGggaatgagcaaataaaatattaaaaaatttagtaGAAGTATCTTATAAAATCACTCACAAAGAATtggttgcattttttttttttttttttggtagaacaaGAATTGGCTGCATTTTCATTAGCATTCCACTAACAACAAACAACCTCGCAGAAAATATTCATAAAACAAGGTCGGCTCCTAAGAAAACCATGTCCCAAGGGTTGCTTTTTTGGTTTGTCGTTTGAccatcaaagcatatatttttcctCCGTGGAAGGCAAAGGATAAGAAATCACAGTAACAGTAATCTAGAATATGAGCATCATCAGTCCATCCACAATCATCAAAAACGGACAGTGAATTGGAATTTTCACTCAAAAATGTCACTCAGCTGGTCTAGAGCTTTATCATTGCTCCAAGCATTCGTTTAAGGTGTCAAGCTTAAAAGGAACAACACGGAAGCTCCAACTTGGTGGGATGTTTTCCTGAGTAAGATTTCTGAGTTGGTGCAGAGATTCAATGGAAATTGTTCTAATAAATGGAGTTCATCACGTTGTTAGTAGTCAGTATCCATCCATCAAAATAGCTCTGAGGACAGCTCTCGGACATAAAGACAGGTATGTCTCATACGTTCATAATTCTTTTTCACCATTTTTGCCGATCTGAGGCTGTgtcttctttttatttctttccttCATATTTTACTCACATCTTTGAGAATTATCTCCATTTTGGTAAACTCTTACCATAAAAATATTCGATCATATGACAGAAAGCATTCGAGGAATTAAAGTGCACCAATagctggttttttttttttcctttttttggtaaAAGGCACCAATGGCTGGTTGC from Elaeis guineensis isolate ETL-2024a chromosome 9, EG11, whole genome shotgun sequence includes these protein-coding regions:
- the LOC140851674 gene encoding LOW QUALITY PROTEIN: cytosolic Fe-S cluster assembly factor NBP35-like (The sequence of the model RefSeq protein was modified relative to this genomic sequence to represent the inferred CDS: inserted 2 bases in 2 codons), with the protein product MENGNHEIPENANEHCPGPQSESAGKADACAGCPNQQICATAPKGPDPDLVAIVERMATVKHKILVLSGKGGVGKSTFSAQLSFALADMDYQVGLLDIDICGPSIPKMLGLEGQDIHQSNLGWSPIYLESNLGVMSIGFMLPHPDEAVIWRGPRKNGLIKQFLKDVHWGELDYLVVDAPPGTSDEHISIAQFLQATGIDGAIIVTTPQQVSLIDVRKEISFCRKAGIQVLGVVENMSGLRQSISDLKFAKLSDTGDEIDVTEWALNYIKTNAPELLSMVXCSEVFDSSGGGAAKMCMDXGSPFLGKVPMDPQLCKATEEGRSCFADQKCSTSAPALRRIIEKLVAAHQ